A single region of the Raphanus sativus cultivar WK10039 chromosome 1, ASM80110v3, whole genome shotgun sequence genome encodes:
- the LOC130496789 gene encoding uncharacterized protein LOC130496789 isoform X1, producing MGGCVSTPKSCVGSKLRSSKPRKSRKRRRKRAAAAASSSRLSDGSFDNLDHHHHHHPRNNNLPTPSFRASGEEAWFESNAAFETDCDDDFHSVNEDNLSLNGGERVSVSSTTTTTSSATGDSGSNSNEAMSQSEGVLNDDTKQQQPDDDAIDSSADEGGGGLLENCRILPSNCLPCLNPISVVPCVDKRRALSSSPPSSRKKASLRLLSYKWREGHASGALFLSKLQLKRPIAGSQVPFCPVDKKMLDCWSTIEPNSFRVRGKTYLREKKKEFAPSHAAYNPFGVDVFLSERKINHVAQYVKLPVTTTSTKLPSILIVNVQMPLYPTTIFQGETDGEGMNIVLYFKLSDNYANELPLHFQESIQRLIDDEVEKVKGFPMDTTASFRERLKILGRVANVDDLHLSGPEKKLMQAYNEKPVLSRPQHEFYSGENYFEVDIDMHRFSYISRKGFEAFIDRLKICVLDVGLTIQGNKPEELPEQILCCVRLNGIDFMNYHQLTQELL from the exons atgggagGTTGCGTGTCGACGCCAAAGAGCTGTGTGGGATCGAAGCTTAGGTCAAGCAAGCCAAGGAAGAGTCGTAAAAGACGAAGGAAGAGAGCGGCAGCAGCAGCCTCCTCTTCTCGTCTCTCTGACGGATCTTTTGACAATctcgatcatcatcatcatcatcatcctcgcAACAACAACTTGCCCACTCCCAGTTTCAGAG cAAGTGGTGAAGAAGCATGGTTTGAGTCCAATGCTGCATTTGAAACAGATTGTGACGATGACTTCCACAGCGTCAACGAAG aTAATTTGTCTTTAAACGGAGGTGAGCGTGTATCAGTTTCGAGTACTACTACAACCACATCATCAGCAACTGGAGACTCTGGTTCGAATTCAAACGAAGCCATGTCGCAGTCAGAAGGTGTTTTGAACGACGACACAAAGCAGCAGCAGCCTGATGATGATGCCATAGATTCATCTGCAgatgaaggaggaggaggactcTTGGAGAACTGCAGGATCTTGCCGAGTAACTGTTTGCCTTGTCTGAATCCAATATCTGTTGTTCCTTGCGTTGACAAAAGAAGAGCTCTTAGCTCTAGCCCTCCGAGTTCCAGGAAAAAAGCCTCTCTCAGACTTCTATCTTACAAATGGAGAGAAGGTCATGCTTCAGGCGCCTTGT TTCTTTCTAAACTGCAGCTGAAGAGACCAATAGCTGGTTCTCAGGTTCCTTTCTGTCCAGTAGACAAGAAAATGCTCGATTGTTGGTCAACTATAGAGCCAAACAGCTTCCGTGTTCGTGGCAAAACTTATTTAAG agaaaagaagaaagagtttGCGCCTAGCCATGCTGCTTATAATCCTTTTGGTGTAGATGTTTTCTTGTCAGAACGTAAAATAAACCATGTTGCACAGTATGTCAAGCTTCCCGTTACTACAACATCCACAAAACTCCCATCTATCCTTATCGTTAATGTTCAG ATGCCGTTGTATCCGACTACAATATTTCAAGGTGAAACCGATGGAGAAGGAATGAATATAGTTTTATACTTCAAACTTTCAGATAATTATGCAAATGAACTTCCGCTTCATTTCCAAGAAAGCATTCAG AGATTAAtagatgatgaggttgagaaAGTTAAAGGCTTCCCCATGGATACAACGGCTTCTTTCAGAGAACGGCTTAAGATATTGGGACGTGTTGCAAACGTAGATGATCTCCATTTGAGTGGTCCAGAGAAAAAGCTGATGCAGGCTTACAACGAGAAGCCTGTTCTTTCCCGTCCACAGCATGAATTTTACTCG GGTGAGAATTACTTTGAGGTGGATATAGATATGCATAGATTCAGTTATATATCCCGGAAAGGGTTTGAAGCATTCATAGACAGACTCAAGATCTGTGTTCTTGATGTTGGCCTCACAATCCAG GGGAACAAACCAGAGGAGTTACCGGAGCAGATACTGTGTTGCGTGAGGCTAAATGGGATTGATTTCATGAACTATCATCAATTAACTCAAGAACTCCTATGA
- the LOC130496789 gene encoding uncharacterized protein LOC130496789 isoform X2 has translation MGGCVSTPKSCVGSKLRSSKPRKSRKRRRKRAAAAASSSRLSDGSFDNLDHHHHHHPRNNNLPTPSFRASGEEAWFESNAAFETDCDDDFHSVNEDNLSLNGGERVSVSSTTTTTSSATGDSGSNSNEAMSQSEGVLNDDTKQQQPDDDAIDSSADEGGGGLLENCRILPSNCLPCLNPISVVPCVDKRRALSSSPPSSRKKASLRLLSYKWREVLSKLQLKRPIAGSQVPFCPVDKKMLDCWSTIEPNSFRVRGKTYLREKKKEFAPSHAAYNPFGVDVFLSERKINHVAQYVKLPVTTTSTKLPSILIVNVQMPLYPTTIFQGETDGEGMNIVLYFKLSDNYANELPLHFQESIQRLIDDEVEKVKGFPMDTTASFRERLKILGRVANVDDLHLSGPEKKLMQAYNEKPVLSRPQHEFYSGENYFEVDIDMHRFSYISRKGFEAFIDRLKICVLDVGLTIQGNKPEELPEQILCCVRLNGIDFMNYHQLTQELL, from the exons atgggagGTTGCGTGTCGACGCCAAAGAGCTGTGTGGGATCGAAGCTTAGGTCAAGCAAGCCAAGGAAGAGTCGTAAAAGACGAAGGAAGAGAGCGGCAGCAGCAGCCTCCTCTTCTCGTCTCTCTGACGGATCTTTTGACAATctcgatcatcatcatcatcatcatcctcgcAACAACAACTTGCCCACTCCCAGTTTCAGAG cAAGTGGTGAAGAAGCATGGTTTGAGTCCAATGCTGCATTTGAAACAGATTGTGACGATGACTTCCACAGCGTCAACGAAG aTAATTTGTCTTTAAACGGAGGTGAGCGTGTATCAGTTTCGAGTACTACTACAACCACATCATCAGCAACTGGAGACTCTGGTTCGAATTCAAACGAAGCCATGTCGCAGTCAGAAGGTGTTTTGAACGACGACACAAAGCAGCAGCAGCCTGATGATGATGCCATAGATTCATCTGCAgatgaaggaggaggaggactcTTGGAGAACTGCAGGATCTTGCCGAGTAACTGTTTGCCTTGTCTGAATCCAATATCTGTTGTTCCTTGCGTTGACAAAAGAAGAGCTCTTAGCTCTAGCCCTCCGAGTTCCAGGAAAAAAGCCTCTCTCAGACTTCTATCTTACAAATGGAGAGAAG TTCTTTCTAAACTGCAGCTGAAGAGACCAATAGCTGGTTCTCAGGTTCCTTTCTGTCCAGTAGACAAGAAAATGCTCGATTGTTGGTCAACTATAGAGCCAAACAGCTTCCGTGTTCGTGGCAAAACTTATTTAAG agaaaagaagaaagagtttGCGCCTAGCCATGCTGCTTATAATCCTTTTGGTGTAGATGTTTTCTTGTCAGAACGTAAAATAAACCATGTTGCACAGTATGTCAAGCTTCCCGTTACTACAACATCCACAAAACTCCCATCTATCCTTATCGTTAATGTTCAG ATGCCGTTGTATCCGACTACAATATTTCAAGGTGAAACCGATGGAGAAGGAATGAATATAGTTTTATACTTCAAACTTTCAGATAATTATGCAAATGAACTTCCGCTTCATTTCCAAGAAAGCATTCAG AGATTAAtagatgatgaggttgagaaAGTTAAAGGCTTCCCCATGGATACAACGGCTTCTTTCAGAGAACGGCTTAAGATATTGGGACGTGTTGCAAACGTAGATGATCTCCATTTGAGTGGTCCAGAGAAAAAGCTGATGCAGGCTTACAACGAGAAGCCTGTTCTTTCCCGTCCACAGCATGAATTTTACTCG GGTGAGAATTACTTTGAGGTGGATATAGATATGCATAGATTCAGTTATATATCCCGGAAAGGGTTTGAAGCATTCATAGACAGACTCAAGATCTGTGTTCTTGATGTTGGCCTCACAATCCAG GGGAACAAACCAGAGGAGTTACCGGAGCAGATACTGTGTTGCGTGAGGCTAAATGGGATTGATTTCATGAACTATCATCAATTAACTCAAGAACTCCTATGA
- the LOC108821302 gene encoding uncharacterized protein At4g04775-like: MGQDYSYTQPSESADYGLGNSVDSVFSETKDLIHRDQAEISANNARAAAQYPPQPEVEFGFPQTCYCGRKPHLATSKSMNDLGRRYYTCESVNDGECHVWKWWDVALMEEMRARDVHVLQLAEKVDNLSLLTDYETEQKVIRLEKLVSDLGKEKSRFGNGFEGFVGVAVIVLVSICMLLMFK, encoded by the exons ATGGGACAAGACTATAGCTACACACAACCCTCGGAGTCAGCGGATTATGGTTTAGGGAACTCAGTCGACAGTGTCTTTAGCGAAACGAAAGATCTTATCCACCGGGACCAAGCTGAGATAAGCGCAAACAATGCTCGTGCGGCTGCTCAATACCCTCCTCAACCCGAGGTTGAGTTTGGCTTTCCACAGACATGCTACTGTGGTCGGAAGCCTCATCTTGCAACATCGAAGAGTATGAATGATCTAG GTAGAAGATACTACACATGTGAGAGTGTGAATGATGGAGAGTGCCATGTTTGGAAATGGTGGGATGTGGCGCTTATGGAGGAGATGAGAGCTCGGGATGTACACGTCCTTCAACTGGCTGAAAAGGTGGATAATCTTAGCCTTTTGACTGACTATGAGACTGAGCAGAAAGTGATCAGGCTAGAGAAGCTTGTGTCTGATTTAGGTAAGGAGAAATCAAGGTTTGGCAATGGGTTTGAAGGCTTTGTAGGTGTGGCGGTTATTGTTTTAGTTTCTATATGTATGCTCCTCATGTTTAAGTAA
- the LOC108821301 gene encoding uncharacterized protein LOC108821301 isoform X1 yields the protein MIKSFYFRYLSIVKEEGLEISQPGLDPTESEVYHPITARCENSKVHRRIYKYKGGLRCDGNSTDPPCIGWVELMAPVFSRSAWRCSWYMIQNDLIHAWGLDVQLGYCAQGDRKKNVGVVDAEYIVHYGLPTLGGVVNASSSARNETNHKSGVSQDSLESDGVDNRGKVRMKSSVEMKRFKERWKKAVKDDRCWVDPY from the exons atgataaaatcattttattttagatactTATCTATTGTCAAAGAAGAAGGTCTTGAGATATCGCAACCCGGCCTCGACCCTACAGAATCAGAAGTGTATCATCCTATAACCGCTCGTTGCGAGAACTCAAAAGTCCATAGGcggatatataaatacaaaggCGGCTTACGATGCGATGGCAATAGCACCGATCCTCCTTGCATCGG GTGGGTAGAATTGATGGCACCTGTTTTCTCTAGATCAGCATGGAGATGTTCTTGGTATATGATTCAG AACGATTTGATCCATGCTTGGGGTTTAGATGTGCAACTTGGTTACTGTGCTCAA GGTGATCGGAAGAAAAATGTAGGTGTTGTTGATGCGGAGTACATAGTTCATTACGGTCTTCCCACACTCGGTGGGGTTGTAAACGCTTCAAGTTCTGCGCGGAATGAGACAAACCATAAATCAGGG GTTTCACAGGATTCATTAGAGTCTGATGGAGTGGATAACAGAGGAAAAGTGAGGATGAAGTCATCTGTAGAGATGAAAAGATTCAAGGAACGTTGGAAGAAAGCTGTCAAAGATGATAGATGTTGGGTCGATCCGTATTGA
- the LOC108821301 gene encoding uncharacterized protein LOC108821301 isoform X2: MEMFLNDLIHAWGLDVQLGYCAQGDRKKNVGVVDAEYIVHYGLPTLGGVVNASSSARNETNHKSGVSQDSLESDGVDNRGKVRMKSSVEMKRFKERWKKAVKDDRCWVDPY, from the exons ATGGAGATGTTCTTG AACGATTTGATCCATGCTTGGGGTTTAGATGTGCAACTTGGTTACTGTGCTCAA GGTGATCGGAAGAAAAATGTAGGTGTTGTTGATGCGGAGTACATAGTTCATTACGGTCTTCCCACACTCGGTGGGGTTGTAAACGCTTCAAGTTCTGCGCGGAATGAGACAAACCATAAATCAGGG GTTTCACAGGATTCATTAGAGTCTGATGGAGTGGATAACAGAGGAAAAGTGAGGATGAAGTCATCTGTAGAGATGAAAAGATTCAAGGAACGTTGGAAGAAAGCTGTCAAAGATGATAGATGTTGGGTCGATCCGTATTGA
- the LOC130497028 gene encoding uncharacterized protein LOC130497028: MGEGKGSTLVFVLVIALCLVAFGFSIAAERRRSIGKSIQDPITNATYCVYSSDVATGYGVGAFLFLLSSESLLMGVTKCMCFGRPLSPGSDRAWSIIYFISSWITFLVAEACLIAGATKNAYHTKYLSAQAFSCESLRKGIFIAGAVFTVATMILNVYYYFHFTKSVSSPPTHKANRSGSNIGMAGYA; encoded by the exons ATGGGAGAAGGGAAAGGCTCTACTCTAGTTTTCGTCCTCGTAATCGCCCTCTGCTTAGTCGCCTTCGGCTTCTCCATCGCCGCCGAACGCCGCCGGAGCATT GGAAAAAGTATACAAGATCCAATAACAAATGCAACGTACTGCGTTTATAGCTCTGATGTAGCCACTGGTTATGGAGTTGGAGCATTCCTTTTCCTCCTCTCTAGTGAATCATTGCTTATGGGTGTCACCAAATGTATGTGCTTTGGTAGACCTTTGTCCCCAGGAAGTGACCGCGCTTGGTCTATTATCTATTTCATCTCTTCTTG GATCACATTTCTGGTAGCTGAAGCTTGTTTAATTGCTGGAGCGACGAAGAATGCATACCACACAAAGTACTTGAGCGCACAAGCCTTCTCGTGCGAGTCACTGCGCAAAGGAATTTTCATTGCAGGAGCAGTGTTTACGGTTGCAACTATGATCCTTAACGTCTACTACTACTTCCACTTTACCAAATCTGTCTCTTCACCGCCTACGCACAAAGCAAACCGCTCTGGTTCAAATATCGGTATGGCTGGCTATGCATAA
- the LOC108823093 gene encoding uncharacterized protein LOC108823093, with translation MNSYGNAFEETMRNSDVVCPQPRRVDVPNHHQHLARSLRWQVSHQMELSESNSRREMLDFILAKSGGSCEQDPFFTGSPPSRVSNPLTKDSLFRDELYVVAHPLPPPFAPRVTKPPPPSSPRSGGGGCVRAVANFRNKAPVRVVGFNCVDRERRSSVPTLA, from the exons atgaacagcTATGGAAACGCCTTCGAGGAGACTATGAGAAACTCTGACGTCGTTTGCCCTCAACCGCGTCGTGTCGATGTCCCCAACCACCACCAGCACCTTGCTCGATCTCTCAGGTGGCAAGtcag TCATCAGATGGAGTTGTCTGAATCGAATTCAAGACGGGAGATGTTGGATTTCATCCTCGCAAAG AGTGGTGGTAGTTGTGAGCAAGATCCTTTCTTCACAGGGTCACCGCCGAGTAGAGTTTCTAACCCTTTAACAAAAGATTCGCTCTTTCGTGACGAGCTTTACGTGGTGGctcatcctcttcctcctccgttCGCTCCACGCGTGACCAAGCCGCCACCACCGTCGTCTCCAAGGAGCGGTGGTGGCGGTTGCGTTAGGGCGGTGGCTAACTTTAGGAACAAAGCTCCTGTTCGTGTCGTGGGGTTCAATTGCGTTGACAGGGAGAGACGCAGCAGCGTTCCGACTCTTGCTTAA
- the LOC130509981 gene encoding zinc finger protein JAGGED-like, with translation MDKQIRRDSNALDLNNLPDDPSRDFFPFFEEGSSSSSSGFIEKQSKDEKEYECRFCSLKFFKSQALGGHMNRHRQERETESLNKARELVLRNDTFPPQQGPSSFSYHQGDVHVGDLITPFKPMMYPPRLFFPSSLLPPPPPPFVQPYIYPPHSPLRPSSFPLRYTNDYYLHNNGTHHQTLINSGCGGRPPPDSSYSFIGAPVANGSKVAPPISHPLPPHDHGI, from the exons ATGGACAAACAAATCAG GAGAGATAGTAACGCTTTAGATCTCAATAACTTACCAGATGATCCATCTAGAGACTTTTTCCCATTCTTCGAAGAaggctcctcttcctcttcttctg GGTTTATAGAGAAGCAAAGCAAAGATGAAAAAGAGTACGAATGTAGATTTTGTTCACTCAAGTTTTTCAAATCTCAAGCTCTCGGTGGCCACATGAACCGCCACCGCCAAG AGAGGGAGACGGAGTCACTTAACAAAGCTCGTGAACTTGTTCTTCGCAATGATACCTTTCCTCCTCAGCAAGGACCTTCGTCATTTAG TTATCATCAAGGAGATGTGCACGTTGGAGACCTAATAACACCATTCAAACCAATGATGTATCCACCAAGATTATTCTTCCCCTCCTCTCTTCTTCCCccgccaccaccaccatttGTGCAACCTTATATATATCCACCACATTCTCCTCTGCGGCCGTCATCGTTTCCTCTCCGTTACACCAACGACTACTATTTGCACAACAATGGTACACATCACCAAACCCTAATCAATAGCGGTTGCGGTGGCCGTCCACCGCCTGACTCGAGCTACTCTTTCATTGGTGCACCCGTGGCTAATGGCTCTAAAGTTGCTCCTCCTATTTCGCACCCTCTACCTCCACATGATCATGGGATATAG